A genomic window from Oceanobacillus timonensis includes:
- the rpmG gene encoding 50S ribosomal protein L33: protein MNKKIVLSCAVCSGRNYSTNKNAANQSKRLEVKKFCKHCKTHTLHRETK, encoded by the coding sequence ATGAATAAGAAAATTGTCTTATCATGTGCAGTATGTTCTGGCAGGAACTATTCAACGAACAAAAACGCAGCCAATCAATCAAAAAGACTAGAAGTGAAAAAGTTCTGTAAGCATTGCAAAACACATACACTGCACCGTGAGACGAAATAG
- the rlmB gene encoding 23S rRNA (guanosine(2251)-2'-O)-methyltransferase RlmB, whose protein sequence is MGKNPVMEALKSGRSVHKVWISEQMQGGAVHKIQQLAREAGAVVQKAPRSKLDKMQEGNHQGVIASVASYPYASIDELFDKAEKKEEDPFFIILDELEDPHNLGSILRTADATGAHGVIIPKHRSVGLTATVAKTAAGALEHIPVARVTNIANTIDALKERNVWVVGTEANADEDYRQLDGTLPIGIVIGNEGKGMSRLVRKKCDWTVSLPMVGQVSSLNASVACSLLLYEVLRKRQPLESS, encoded by the coding sequence ATGGGAAAGAACCCTGTTATGGAAGCATTAAAATCCGGTCGTTCTGTTCATAAAGTCTGGATATCTGAACAGATGCAGGGGGGAGCTGTGCATAAAATACAACAGCTTGCCCGGGAAGCGGGAGCGGTTGTTCAGAAAGCACCAAGGTCCAAGCTGGATAAAATGCAGGAGGGAAATCATCAGGGAGTGATTGCCTCCGTTGCTTCTTATCCTTACGCATCAATAGATGAACTTTTCGATAAAGCCGAGAAAAAAGAAGAAGATCCTTTTTTTATTATACTGGATGAATTAGAGGATCCGCATAACTTAGGATCTATTTTGCGCACGGCAGATGCAACAGGTGCACATGGTGTGATTATTCCGAAGCACCGTTCTGTTGGTTTAACAGCTACTGTAGCCAAAACAGCGGCAGGAGCATTGGAGCATATTCCCGTTGCCAGAGTGACGAATATTGCCAATACAATCGATGCGTTGAAGGAAAGAAATGTATGGGTTGTCGGGACAGAAGCAAACGCGGATGAAGATTACCGGCAGCTGGACGGAACACTGCCAATCGGAATTGTTATCGGGAATGAAGGCAAAGGAATGAGTCGTCTTGTGCGAAAAAAATGTGACTGGACGGTCAGCTTACCGATGGTTGGACAAGTATCCTCGTTAAATGCATCTGTTGCTTGCAGTTTACTTCTTTATGAAGTGCTCAGAAAACGTCAGCCATTGGAGAGTTCCTAA
- the cysE gene encoding serine O-acetyltransferase, which translates to MVFRTIKEDMEVVFEQDPAARTYFEVMLTYSGVHAIWAHRLAHWLYNKNLKFFARFVSQFARFITGIEIHPGAKIGRRMFIDHGMGVVIGETCEIGDNVTIFQGVTLGGTGKEQGKRHPTIEDNAMVATGAKVLGAITIGENSKIGGGSVVLKDVPANATVVGVPGQVVVQDGKRLKKDLDHHKIPDPVAETCKDLQEQIKELKAEVEHLKKGRINNHDDSNI; encoded by the coding sequence ATGGTCTTTCGAACAATAAAAGAAGATATGGAAGTTGTATTTGAACAGGATCCAGCCGCCCGGACATATTTTGAAGTGATGTTGACATATTCGGGTGTACATGCAATTTGGGCACATCGCCTTGCGCATTGGCTGTATAATAAAAATCTGAAGTTTTTTGCCCGTTTTGTTTCACAATTCGCCCGTTTTATCACTGGTATTGAAATACATCCCGGAGCAAAAATAGGAAGACGGATGTTTATTGATCATGGAATGGGCGTGGTTATCGGAGAAACATGTGAAATAGGCGATAATGTCACCATTTTTCAAGGGGTAACGCTTGGTGGAACAGGGAAGGAACAAGGCAAACGGCATCCAACGATTGAAGACAATGCAATGGTTGCAACAGGAGCCAAAGTACTGGGAGCTATTACAATTGGAGAAAATTCCAAAATTGGCGGAGGTTCTGTTGTATTAAAGGATGTTCCGGCTAATGCTACTGTTGTCGGTGTTCCTGGTCAAGTCGTTGTACAAGATGGAAAACGTCTGAAGAAAGATTTAGATCATCATAAGATTCCGGATCCGGTTGCGGAAACTTGTAAAGATTTACAAGAGCAGATTAAGGAATTGAAAGCAGAAGTGGAGCATTTAAAGAAAGGAAGAATAAACAACCATGACGATTCAAATATATAA
- the secE gene encoding preprotein translocase subunit SecE, producing MFKFLKNVSNEMKKVSWPKGKELRNYTFVVISTVIFMAVFFFVVDLGLSEILNAFFE from the coding sequence ATGTTTAAGTTCTTAAAGAATGTTTCAAATGAAATGAAGAAAGTAAGCTGGCCAAAAGGAAAAGAACTAAGAAACTATACTTTTGTAGTTATTTCTACAGTAATCTTTATGGCAGTATTCTTTTTCGTTGTTGATTTAGGTCTATCAGAAATTTTAAATGCATTTTTTGAATAG
- the rplK gene encoding 50S ribosomal protein L11 produces the protein MAKKVIKLVKLQIPAGKANPAPPVGPALGQAGVNIMGFCKEFNARTQEQAGLIIPVEITVFEDRSFTFITKTPPAAVLLKKAAGIESGSGEPNRSKVAAVKRDQVQEIAETKMPDLNAADVDAAVRMVEGTARSMGITIED, from the coding sequence GTGGCTAAAAAAGTAATCAAGTTAGTAAAACTGCAAATTCCTGCGGGGAAAGCTAATCCAGCACCACCAGTTGGGCCGGCTCTAGGTCAAGCAGGTGTTAACATTATGGGATTCTGTAAAGAATTTAACGCTCGAACACAAGAACAAGCAGGTTTAATTATTCCTGTTGAAATCACAGTATTCGAGGACCGTTCATTTACATTTATTACAAAGACTCCACCAGCAGCCGTGCTACTTAAAAAAGCAGCTGGAATCGAGTCTGGTTCAGGCGAACCGAACAGATCAAAAGTCGCTGCTGTTAAACGCGACCAAGTACAAGAAATCGCTGAAACAAAAATGCCAGATTTAAATGCTGCAGATGTTGATGCGGCTGTTCGTATGGTTGAAGGTACTGCGCGCAGTATGGGAATCACAATCGAAGACTAA
- the rplA gene encoding 50S ribosomal protein L1 — MAKYGKKHQEALKQIDRAKAYEIKEAVELAKKTAKANFDETVEAAFRLGVDPKKADQQIRGAMVLPHGTGKTQRVLVFAKGDKAKEAEAAGADYVGEEDYINKINQGWFEFDVIVATPDMMAQVGKLGRVLGPKGLMPNPKTGTVTFEVEKAVQDVKAGKVEYRVDKSANIHVPIGKISFDDEKLVDNFAALADQLVKIKPQASKGTYLKNASITSTMGPGIKVDVSSFR, encoded by the coding sequence ATGGCTAAATATGGTAAGAAACATCAAGAAGCTTTAAAGCAGATTGATCGTGCAAAAGCATATGAAATTAAAGAAGCTGTAGAACTTGCAAAAAAGACTGCAAAAGCAAACTTTGATGAAACAGTTGAAGCTGCATTCCGTCTCGGCGTAGACCCTAAGAAAGCAGATCAACAAATCCGCGGAGCAATGGTTTTACCGCATGGTACTGGTAAAACACAACGCGTTTTAGTATTTGCAAAAGGCGATAAAGCAAAAGAAGCAGAAGCTGCAGGAGCAGATTATGTTGGAGAAGAAGATTACATCAATAAAATTAACCAAGGCTGGTTTGAATTTGATGTCATTGTTGCTACTCCGGATATGATGGCTCAAGTAGGTAAATTAGGTCGTGTTTTAGGACCAAAAGGTTTAATGCCAAACCCTAAAACAGGAACGGTAACTTTTGAAGTGGAAAAAGCTGTTCAAGACGTTAAAGCTGGTAAAGTAGAATATCGTGTTGATAAATCTGCTAACATTCACGTTCCAATCGGAAAAATTTCTTTTGACGATGAAAAATTAGTAGATAACTTCGCTGCACTAGCTGATCAGCTAGTAAAAATTAAACCACAGGCTTCTAAAGGTACTTACCTTAAAAATGCTTCCATTACATCTACAATGGGACCAGGAATCAAAGTAGATGTTTCAAGTTTCCGTTAA
- a CDS encoding NYN domain-containing protein, whose protein sequence is MVVLIVDGYNIIGAWPELQQLKEKDIGQARDRLIELLAEYQAFTGDRVIVVFDAYYVRGIESKEEQSKVEVIYTNEKETADECIEKLVKTVKNIQTQVYVATSDYAEQRTIFGQGALRKSARELQIEMDDMNQEIHINLEVYQKEKPAVKIPINQDLLKRFEEMRRGK, encoded by the coding sequence ATGGTTGTATTAATTGTGGATGGCTATAATATTATCGGTGCCTGGCCAGAGCTGCAGCAACTGAAAGAAAAGGATATTGGACAAGCAAGGGACCGGCTGATTGAACTTCTTGCAGAGTATCAGGCATTTACCGGTGACCGTGTTATCGTTGTCTTCGATGCTTACTACGTTCGGGGAATTGAATCAAAAGAAGAACAATCGAAGGTGGAAGTAATTTACACGAACGAAAAAGAAACTGCAGATGAATGTATTGAAAAACTGGTTAAGACCGTGAAGAATATTCAAACACAAGTTTATGTTGCAACGTCGGATTATGCCGAACAACGTACGATTTTTGGGCAAGGCGCTTTACGTAAATCTGCCAGAGAACTGCAAATTGAAATGGATGATATGAATCAGGAGATTCATATCAACCTGGAGGTATATCAAAAAGAAAAGCCAGCTGTGAAAATCCCGATAAATCAAGATTTACTAAAACGTTTTGAAGAGATGCGCAGGGGGAAATAG
- the rplJ gene encoding 50S ribosomal protein L10 — MSGIIEQKKQLVEEIADKFRNCQTAVVVDYRGLDVSEVTELRKQLREAGVEFKVYKNTMVRRAIESVELNELSEVLTGPNAIAFSEDVVAPARILNNFSKEHEALELKGGIIEGNVASLDQIKELADLPNYEGMVSMLLSVLQAPVRNLAYATKAVAEQKEEQGA; from the coding sequence ATGTCAGGGATTATTGAACAAAAGAAACAATTAGTAGAGGAAATTGCCGACAAGTTCCGTAATTGCCAAACTGCAGTCGTAGTTGACTATCGCGGACTTGATGTTTCAGAGGTCACTGAACTCCGTAAACAGCTTCGCGAAGCAGGTGTTGAATTCAAAGTATATAAGAATACAATGGTTCGTCGTGCTATCGAATCTGTTGAGCTGAATGAACTCAGTGAAGTATTGACCGGACCTAACGCCATCGCATTTAGTGAAGACGTGGTTGCTCCGGCAAGAATCTTGAATAACTTCAGTAAAGAGCATGAAGCTTTGGAACTTAAAGGTGGAATCATCGAAGGCAATGTGGCTTCGCTTGATCAAATTAAAGAGCTTGCAGACCTGCCAAACTACGAAGGTATGGTATCTATGCTGCTTAGCGTACTTCAAGCTCCAGTTCGTAACTTGGCTTATGCTACAAAAGCTGTTGCTGAGCAAAAAGAAGAGCAAGGTGCTTAA
- a CDS encoding Mini-ribonuclease 3, which produces MKASDVRQMKSLALAYIGDAIYEVYVRELLLERGTIKPNQLHQAAIRYVSGKAQAKVVLHWLEQDAFLTEEESRVVVRGRNAKSGSTPKNVNVQTYRYSTAFEALIGYHYLLKNEQRLQKLMTKAIDFLEEGSA; this is translated from the coding sequence ATGAAAGCCAGTGATGTCAGGCAAATGAAAAGTCTCGCTCTAGCTTATATCGGCGATGCCATTTATGAAGTATATGTGCGTGAGCTGTTGTTAGAGCGGGGAACCATTAAACCGAATCAACTGCATCAGGCAGCAATTCGATATGTATCCGGTAAAGCACAAGCGAAGGTGGTTCTGCATTGGCTGGAACAGGATGCGTTTTTAACAGAAGAAGAGAGTCGTGTGGTGGTTCGGGGAAGAAATGCTAAATCAGGCAGTACGCCCAAGAATGTGAATGTACAAACTTATCGATATAGTACCGCATTTGAAGCGTTGATTGGCTATCACTATTTATTAAAAAATGAACAAAGACTACAGAAACTAATGACGAAAGCCATTGATTTTTTAGAAGAAGGGAGTGCTTGA
- the gltX gene encoding glutamate--tRNA ligase: MSKEVRVRYAPSPTGHLHIGNARTALFNYLYAKHFDGKFIIRTEDTDAKRNVEGGEESQLKYLKWLGLEWDEGADIGGDYGPYRQTERLDIYQKFVDELLERNLAYKCYMTEEELEAEREEQRANGQVPKYAGKHSNLTEEEIKTFEAEGRTPSIRLRVPKNETYTFQDIVRGAITFESSDFGDWVIVKKNGIPTYNFAVAIDDHFMEITDVLRGEEHISNTPKQMMVFDAFGWTAPRYGHMTLILNEERKKLSKRDEHILQFIEQYRNLGYLPEAMFNFISLLGWSPVGEEEMFTQDELINIFDPERLSTSAAIFDQHKLKWMNNEYIKKADLHRVVDLALPHLIEAGKLPEDMDDETREWAENVISLYREQLRYGAEIVELTDLFFQEDITYGEAEWEVLGEEQVPEVLQVFTDKLIHLESFDKDSIKAQFKATQKETGHRGKKLFMPIRVATTGQMHGPELPFAIELLGRDVVVKRLDKLLKEMNA; the protein is encoded by the coding sequence ATGAGTAAGGAAGTCCGCGTACGTTATGCACCTAGTCCAACAGGGCATTTGCATATTGGTAACGCCCGTACGGCTTTATTTAATTATTTATATGCAAAACATTTTGATGGAAAATTTATCATCCGCACCGAAGATACAGATGCTAAAAGAAATGTAGAGGGCGGCGAAGAGAGTCAGTTAAAATATTTAAAATGGCTCGGTTTAGAATGGGATGAAGGTGCAGATATCGGCGGAGATTACGGTCCTTACCGTCAGACAGAACGCTTGGATATCTATCAAAAATTTGTAGATGAACTGCTGGAGCGTAATTTGGCTTATAAATGCTATATGACAGAAGAAGAGTTAGAGGCAGAGCGGGAAGAACAGCGTGCGAATGGACAAGTACCAAAATACGCTGGCAAACACAGCAATCTGACAGAAGAAGAAATAAAGACTTTTGAAGCAGAAGGCAGAACACCGAGTATCCGTCTCCGTGTTCCAAAAAACGAAACCTATACATTCCAGGATATTGTCCGTGGAGCAATCACATTTGAATCCAGTGATTTTGGGGATTGGGTAATTGTAAAGAAAAATGGAATCCCTACTTATAATTTTGCTGTAGCGATTGATGATCATTTTATGGAAATTACGGATGTATTGCGGGGAGAAGAGCATATTTCCAACACACCGAAACAAATGATGGTTTTTGATGCGTTTGGATGGACAGCACCGCGTTATGGACATATGACGCTCATTCTGAATGAAGAACGTAAAAAACTGAGTAAACGTGATGAGCATATTCTCCAATTTATCGAGCAATATCGTAATCTAGGTTACTTACCGGAAGCAATGTTTAACTTCATCAGTTTACTTGGATGGTCTCCAGTCGGTGAAGAAGAGATGTTCACACAAGACGAGTTAATTAACATTTTCGATCCGGAACGTTTATCGACTTCTGCTGCGATTTTTGATCAGCATAAATTGAAATGGATGAACAATGAATATATTAAGAAAGCAGATTTACATCGTGTCGTTGATTTAGCATTGCCGCATTTAATTGAAGCTGGAAAACTCCCGGAAGACATGGATGATGAAACGAGGGAATGGGCAGAAAATGTGATTAGCTTGTACCGTGAACAATTGCGCTACGGAGCAGAAATCGTTGAATTGACAGACTTGTTTTTCCAAGAGGATATTACGTATGGAGAAGCAGAATGGGAAGTTTTAGGAGAAGAACAAGTTCCCGAAGTATTACAAGTATTCACAGATAAATTGATTCATTTAGAGTCGTTTGATAAAGATTCCATTAAAGCACAATTTAAAGCAACCCAAAAAGAAACAGGACATCGCGGGAAAAAGCTCTTTATGCCAATCCGTGTTGCGACAACCGGACAAATGCATGGTCCGGAGCTTCCTTTTGCCATTGAGCTGCTTGGAAGAGATGTTGTTGTGAAGCGTCTGGATAAATTATTAAAGGAAATGAATGCTTAG
- the rplL gene encoding 50S ribosomal protein L7/L12, with amino-acid sequence MTNEEMISAIKEMTVLELNDLVKAIEEEFGVTAAAPVAAAGAAAGGAAEEEQTEFDVVLNDAGASKIKVVKAVREITGLGLKDAKDLVDNAPKPIKEAVSKEDADEVKEKLEEAGATVEVK; translated from the coding sequence ATGACAAACGAAGAAATGATTAGTGCAATCAAAGAAATGACTGTACTTGAATTAAACGATTTAGTAAAAGCAATCGAAGAAGAATTCGGCGTAACAGCTGCTGCTCCAGTTGCTGCTGCAGGTGCTGCTGCGGGCGGTGCTGCTGAAGAAGAACAAACTGAATTTGACGTTGTTCTTAACGATGCTGGCGCATCTAAAATCAAAGTTGTTAAAGCAGTTCGCGAAATCACTGGTCTTGGCTTGAAAGATGCGAAAGACTTAGTAGATAACGCTCCTAAACCAATTAAAGAAGCTGTATCGAAAGAAGATGCAGATGAAGTGAAAGAAAAACTTGAAGAAGCAGGCGCTACTGTAGAAGTTAAATAA
- the cysS gene encoding cysteine--tRNA ligase: protein MTIQIYNTLTRQKEEFKPIEPGKVSMYVCGPTVYNYIHIGNARPAIVFDTVRRYFEYRGYDVNYVLNFTDVDDKIIKAAKEAKEEVGALADRFIDAYLEDVQALGVKKATKNPRVMDSMQDIIVFIKELIDKGYAYEAEGDVYFKPRSFEGYGKLSHQSIDELRSGARIQIGEKKEDPLDFALWKQAKEGEIAWDAPWGKGRPGWHIECSAMAKKYLGDTIDIHAGGQDLTFPHHENEIAQSEAHNDKTFANYWMHNGYINIENEKMSKSLGNFVLARELIEQHDPRVLRFFMLSVHYRNPVNFTEELLQSAKTSLERIETAYHNLGHRRQTSMDFREDNKEWFDRIEEHTKHFEAEMDDDFNTANAISVLFDLSKDANVYVQEEQTATEVIDVFRERLASMLRVLGIDIEVEQEEMLDETIEALIAERNEARKNRDFARADEIRDQLKQEQIILEDTPQGVRWKRGK from the coding sequence ATGACGATTCAAATATATAATACGTTAACGAGGCAGAAAGAAGAATTTAAGCCGATTGAGCCTGGGAAAGTATCCATGTATGTATGCGGCCCGACCGTGTATAATTATATTCATATCGGAAATGCACGTCCGGCAATTGTCTTTGATACGGTCCGTCGATATTTTGAGTATCGAGGGTACGATGTCAACTACGTTCTGAACTTTACCGATGTAGATGATAAAATTATCAAAGCCGCCAAAGAAGCGAAAGAAGAAGTCGGTGCGCTAGCCGATCGTTTTATTGATGCATATTTAGAAGATGTGCAGGCGTTAGGTGTTAAAAAAGCAACCAAAAACCCGCGTGTGATGGATTCCATGCAGGACATCATTGTGTTTATCAAAGAATTAATCGATAAAGGTTATGCCTATGAGGCGGAAGGTGATGTGTACTTCAAACCGCGTTCTTTTGAAGGGTATGGAAAGTTGTCTCACCAATCGATTGACGAGCTGCGCTCAGGTGCACGTATTCAAATTGGCGAGAAAAAGGAAGATCCTTTAGATTTTGCTCTATGGAAACAGGCAAAAGAAGGTGAAATTGCCTGGGATGCTCCTTGGGGGAAAGGTCGCCCGGGCTGGCATATTGAATGCTCCGCGATGGCTAAAAAATATTTGGGAGATACCATTGATATTCATGCCGGGGGACAGGATTTAACGTTTCCGCATCATGAGAATGAAATCGCCCAATCGGAAGCACATAATGATAAAACTTTTGCAAACTATTGGATGCACAACGGCTACATTAATATCGAAAATGAAAAAATGTCGAAATCACTCGGGAATTTTGTGCTGGCACGAGAGTTGATTGAGCAGCATGATCCGAGAGTACTGCGGTTCTTTATGCTTTCTGTTCACTATCGCAATCCGGTTAATTTTACGGAAGAATTATTACAGAGTGCGAAAACAAGTTTAGAACGGATTGAAACAGCTTATCATAATTTAGGGCACCGCCGGCAAACAAGTATGGACTTCAGAGAAGATAACAAAGAATGGTTCGACCGTATTGAGGAACATACAAAGCATTTTGAAGCGGAGATGGATGATGATTTCAATACAGCAAATGCTATTTCCGTCCTATTTGATTTATCCAAAGATGCGAATGTCTATGTCCAGGAGGAGCAAACTGCTACAGAAGTTATTGATGTTTTTCGTGAGCGCCTTGCCTCTATGCTTCGCGTGTTAGGTATTGATATCGAAGTGGAGCAGGAAGAAATGCTGGATGAAACAATTGAAGCACTGATTGCTGAGCGGAACGAGGCACGTAAAAATCGTGATTTTGCCCGTGCGGATGAAATACGCGACCAATTGAAACAAGAACAAATCATCTTAGAAGATACGCCGCAGGGTGTTCGGTGGAAAAGAGGTAAATAA
- the nusG gene encoding transcription termination/antitermination protein NusG: MEKNWYVVHTYSGYENKVKMNLEKRVESMGMEDKIFRVIVPEDEEAEIKNGKKKMVKKKSFPGYVLTEMVMTDDSWYVVRNTPGVTGFVGSSGHGAKPTPILPDEVEVVLKRMGVNEPAVQVDFDVKESVRVTDGPFSDFTGTIEQIDTDKQKLKVHVNMFGRETPVELDFSQVDKLT, encoded by the coding sequence ATGGAAAAGAATTGGTATGTGGTTCACACGTATTCCGGTTATGAAAACAAAGTGAAAATGAACCTTGAAAAAAGGGTAGAATCCATGGGTATGGAAGATAAGATTTTTCGTGTGATTGTTCCGGAAGATGAAGAAGCAGAAATTAAAAATGGCAAGAAGAAAATGGTGAAGAAAAAATCTTTTCCGGGCTATGTACTAACAGAAATGGTGATGACCGATGATTCATGGTATGTTGTGCGTAATACACCTGGAGTTACCGGGTTTGTCGGTTCCAGTGGACATGGTGCCAAACCGACGCCGATATTGCCAGATGAAGTAGAGGTTGTGCTGAAAAGAATGGGCGTCAATGAGCCAGCAGTACAAGTTGATTTTGACGTGAAAGAAAGTGTACGTGTCACCGACGGCCCGTTTTCCGATTTTACAGGAACAATTGAACAAATTGATACGGATAAACAAAAATTGAAAGTGCATGTGAATATGTTTGGGAGAGAAACACCAGTTGAACTGGACTTTTCCCAAGTGGACAAACTCACGTAA
- a CDS encoding class I SAM-dependent methyltransferase yields the protein MTDHYYSKQPQAESIPRHWSFELRGRMFQFTSDVGVFSKNEVDFGSRLLIEAFQEPEVNGSILDVGCGYGPIGLSLASSFPDRCVCMVDVNERAVELAQKNAEINKVSNTTIFQSDLYEQLHEKMFASIVTNPPIRAGKKIVHAILEEAYHYLENHGELWVVIQKKQGAPSAKDKIEAVFGNVEIVTKKKGYFILRAKKFD from the coding sequence ATGACAGATCATTATTATTCGAAACAGCCTCAGGCGGAATCAATACCTCGACACTGGTCTTTTGAGCTGCGTGGCAGGATGTTTCAGTTTACTAGTGATGTTGGAGTTTTCTCAAAAAATGAAGTGGACTTTGGGTCCAGGCTGCTGATTGAGGCTTTTCAGGAACCTGAGGTTAATGGTTCGATATTAGATGTAGGCTGTGGTTATGGGCCTATTGGCTTGTCTTTGGCCTCCAGTTTTCCGGACAGGTGTGTTTGCATGGTTGATGTGAATGAACGTGCTGTCGAATTGGCTCAAAAAAACGCAGAAATAAATAAGGTCTCCAATACAACCATTTTTCAAAGCGATTTGTATGAGCAGTTACACGAAAAAATGTTTGCCTCTATTGTGACGAATCCACCGATACGCGCCGGTAAAAAAATAGTACATGCTATATTGGAAGAGGCGTATCATTATCTGGAGAATCACGGCGAGTTGTGGGTGGTTATTCAAAAAAAACAGGGAGCTCCGTCTGCAAAAGACAAAATAGAAGCGGTGTTTGGTAATGTGGAAATCGTAACGAAGAAAAAAGGTTATTTTATATTGCGAGCAAAAAAGTTTGACTAA
- the sigH gene encoding RNA polymerase sporulation sigma factor SigH — translation MKGGRINTRSRKLDKLEDINLLELIDKGDSHALDLLIHRYLNFVQIKARAYFIIGADKEDIVQEGMIGLYKAIRDFDLKQTTPFKAFAELCVTRQIITAIKTATRQKHLPLNSYISLDKPIYDEESDRTLLDIISSSEGSNPEKMLINQEEYGAMTFKLSELLSGLEKQVLQLYLDGCTYQEIAEQLNRHIKSIDNALVRVKRKLEILLAENGVTI, via the coding sequence GTGAAAGGCGGGCGAATCAATACACGCAGCAGGAAGTTGGACAAACTAGAAGATATTAATTTGCTGGAATTAATCGATAAAGGTGACAGCCATGCGCTGGACCTCCTTATACATCGGTATTTAAATTTTGTACAGATAAAAGCAAGAGCTTATTTTATCATCGGTGCAGATAAGGAAGACATTGTCCAAGAAGGAATGATTGGATTATATAAAGCTATCCGTGATTTTGATTTAAAACAGACGACTCCTTTTAAAGCTTTTGCCGAGCTATGTGTGACGAGGCAAATCATCACAGCAATAAAAACAGCAACAAGACAAAAGCATCTCCCCTTGAATTCTTATATCTCTCTTGATAAGCCAATCTATGATGAAGAATCCGACCGGACATTGCTTGATATCATATCAAGTTCGGAAGGAAGCAATCCTGAGAAAATGCTGATTAACCAAGAAGAATATGGGGCAATGACATTTAAATTATCAGAATTGTTGAGCGGCTTGGAGAAGCAAGTATTACAGCTCTATTTAGACGGCTGCACGTATCAGGAAATTGCCGAGCAGTTAAATCGGCATATAAAATCTATTGATAACGCTTTAGTGCGTGTGAAGCGGAAACTGGAAATATTGCTTGCAGAAAACGGTGTTACGATTTAA